A stretch of Gossypium hirsutum isolate 1008001.06 chromosome A06, Gossypium_hirsutum_v2.1, whole genome shotgun sequence DNA encodes these proteins:
- the LOC107962262 gene encoding ras-related protein RABA1c gives MAGYRAEDDYDYLFKVVLIGDSGVGKSNLLSRFTRNEFSLESKSTIGVEFATRSLNVDGKVIKAQIWDTAGQERYRAITSAYYRGAVGALLVYDVTRHSTFENVERWLRELRDHTDPNIVVMLIGNKSDLRHLVAVSTEDGKSFAEKESLYFMETSALEATNVENAFAEVLTQIYHIVSKKAMETSEEGNASAVPSKGEKIDVGKDVSAMKKGGCCSS, from the exons ATGGCTGGTTACAGAGCTGAGGATGACTATGACTATCTTTTCAAGGTGGTTTTGATCGGTGATTCCGGTGTCGGAAAGTCAAATCTGCTCTCGAGGTTCACCAGGAACGAGTTTAGCCTCGAGTCCAAGTCCACTATTGGTGTTGAGTTCGCTACACGTAGCTTGAATGTTGATGGAAAGGTCATCAAGGCTCAGATTTGGGACACTGCTGGTCAAGAAAG GTATCGTGCCATAACAAGTGCCTATTATCGAGGAGCTGTTGGTGCACTTCTTGTGTATGATGTTACACGACACTCCACATTCGAAAATGTCGAGAGGTGGTTAAGAGAGTTGAGGGATCACACAGATCCCAACATTGTAGTCATGCTCATTGGTAATAAATCCGATCTTCGTCACCTTGTGGCTGTCTCAACCGAAGATGGGAAATCCTTCGCGGAGAAAGAATCCCTCTACTTCATGGAAACTTCTGCCCTGGAAGCTACTAATGTTGAAAATGCATTTGCCGAAGTTCTGACACAGATCTACCATATCGTGAGCAAGAAAGCTATGGAGACCAGCGAGGAAGGGAATGCTTCAGCTGTCCCATCAAAGGGAGAGAAAATCGATGTGGGTAAAGACGTGTCAGCTATGAAGAAGGGAGGTTGCTGCTCAAGCTAG